In the genome of Hevea brasiliensis isolate MT/VB/25A 57/8 chromosome 14, ASM3005281v1, whole genome shotgun sequence, the window CGGTGGATCCTCCTAGTTATTTGCATGCTGCTAGCAACTAGTGATATACTACTAGTAATATGTCGTTTTCTAGTGTCACTCATCGATCTTGGTCATTTTCATGagagttttttttaataaaatttaaaataagaaaattttacattttttatattaattattctatttaattattgggttttttattttttatttatttttttgcagATAACATTTGAGTTAAGCATGAAACAACTAATGAGTTTTGATCCAGGAGAATGGACAGAGAGTTTAAGGAAAGAGTATATGCTTGTTATTGAAGGATTCTTCACTTTGCCTTTGCCCATCTTCTCCTCCACATATAAGAGAGCCATCCAAGTAAAGAAataatcttttcttttctttctttttctttctctatgCCTATTTTTGTTGTTTGTTTGCCAAGAAAATCCaagaaagagaaaggaaaaaagaaatcaACATAATAATTGTATAATAGAAAAtgacattttctttctttttgaagTCTCAAgtagtaataattaattaatataataagtaaTAATTAACATGGATTTATGGGGAAACATTCCATTGTAAAGTGGCAATATTCTTTTAATGATCATTTTGTTTTCTTGGATTTTTCTCAGCAAACCTAACAAGATTTATTCTtgagatttttcatttttctcgagTCAAAAGAGTATTAATTATTATTTCAAAAATTGCAGGCTAGGATTAAGGTGGCAGAAGCTTTGAGCTTGATTGTGAggcaaagaagaagagaaagcgaGGAAGGAGAGAGAAAAAATGACATGTTAGGAGCTCTTTTCGCTGCCGACGACGGCGGCTTCTCCGACGAGGAAATAGTGGATTTCTTGGTGGCTCTTCTTGTTGCTGGCTACGAAACCACCTCTACTATAATGACTCTTGCTGTTAAGTTCCTCACTGAGACTCCTATTGCTTTGGCTCAGCTCAAGGTGTGACCTGTaaatctttattttaataaatctttaatttaatcaaaatttactaataaattttattttattaaaatttaattcttgggtaaaaatatatatattctagTAAAGTGTATGGCTGTGTTGGCATTGGCAACGAGttagaaaatagaatatattaaccTGACTTCTTCTCTGACATCTGATCACTCTTGGTCTGTTTGACCATTTTGTCTTCCAATGAAATGACCTAAAAACCCTTAACAAAAATGGTTTAATGAGGGTATTTTGATCACTATATATTCATGCGGAAGAACATTGCATCATTGGGAACGTGTAGTGCTGATTTGAAGGGAAGGTCCATCCAACGGTGGTGATGGATGGTGGTGTCATGTAGTCACTACCACTTGCACTTTTTGATCCCTAGGATTTGTTTTTGTGATGGCCCTGATGGGTAAGGCCTCACCGTTGACCGCCTTTAGATCAGTGCAAAGTGTGGGTGGGCCCAGCTTTTACACCCTCTTGTTGTGTGAGTGACAAATTCTTATATACAATCAAtccattatatattttatatattttgtattCATTATAAATCTTGTGTGATACATCTGATCTAATACGATAATGAAAGAAAGAGTTGGATTGTTTATTGCAAAAGCTATCCTATAATAGGACATGGGAGCTATGTGAGAGCCCACAATCATAGGCCGCCCATAACAGGCACAAGTGAACTTTAGCTGCAGCATATGTAACATTGTGATGAGAATCATTTGTTTCTTTTTCTTGGTGAAACTAATATTAAATTTCATCTGGCAGGAAGAGCATGAGGGGATTAGGGCAAAAAAAATTGAGGTAGAATCACTTGAGTGGAGTGATTACAAGTCTATGCCTTTTACTCAATGTGTAAGTACACCCTTACATGGACAATGACTACTGAGATCCATTAATGGGGTTTGTAAAAGCTTGATGTTGATGTAGCTTTTCTTGCTTTTCATCTATGCTTTTTCAGGTTGTTAATGAGACTTTGAGAGTAGCAAACATAATTGGTGGGGTATTTAGAAGAGCAATGACAGACATCAATATTAAAGGTCAGAAATTTCTCTAATTAATATATCATTAACAGAATCATTTTCACATGAAATGTTGAAAAAATGCATAATATTATAATTCTCTCTAAGAAAGGATCATCTCAAGCTATAGTTTCATGCATCTCAATCCAATTCAGGTTACAAAATACCTAAAGGATGGAAGGTTTTTGCTTCATTTCGAGCTGTACATTTAGACCATGACCATTTCAAAGATGCTCGAACTTTCAATCCATGGAGATGGCAGGTAAATCTCTCCCCTCTTATACACATAATTTTGCATATTTATTAGATTAACTAATGAATGTTTGAAATGAAAAGAGCAACTCAGGGACAGTAAGTTCAGGGAATGCGTTCACTCCATTTGGAGGAGGACCAAGGTTATGCCCAGGGTATGAGCTTGCTAGGGTAGAACTCTCTGTTTTCCTACATCACCTGGTAACAAGTTTCAGGTATCATACGCATACCAACTCTTATTCATTTTCCTAGGTTTTCTTGAAACTAATACCCTTCATTCATGGACAGTTGGACTCCTGCTGAGGAAGATAAGTTGGTTTTCTTTCCGACAACCCGGACACAGAAACGATACCCCATTAACGTGCAGCGTCGAAACCGTGTAAAGAGTTAGATCAGGAGAGAAGGGAGAATGAGTAAAAGAATGTAGAAGAGCATGTAACACTATTGATGCAGGATCCAATAAAACTAAAAAGTAATAGAATAGCATGAGTAAATTATCAAATTAATGTGTTTCAAGTTGTGGAATCAATTATTAATAGAGGTGGGAATTAAGCATCATTTGCCTCCAAGTTGGAATTGTGCAGCAATCATTTCTGTTCTCATTAGGGAATTGGAAAAAAGAGGATAGAGGttggtgttttttttttcttttttttttttttatggtatGCTTATCTAGAAGAGAAAAGGGAAGGGGGGAAAGGGGGCTCAAATTGCTTATTCAAGGGAATGtccatttaaaatattttaaactttAATGGGTGCCGTGATGAAATAGCATACCTTTAGGCACACATTTTAGCTCCAGAGTTG includes:
- the LOC110651697 gene encoding 3beta,22alpha-dihydroxysteroid 3-dehydrogenase, which produces MALLFSFLFWGSLSALIFIIHRKSQRQRLRLPPGNLGLPFLGETLQLISAYKTENPEPFIDERVNRFGPLFITHVFGEPTVFSVDPETNRFILQNEGKLFESSYPSSISNLLGKHSLLLMKGILHKRMHSLTMRFANSSIIKDHLLVDIDRLVRLNLNSWTDRVLLMDEAKKITFELSMKQLMSFDPGEWTESLRKEYMLVIEGFFTLPLPIFSSTYKRAIQARIKVAEALSLIVRQRRRESEEGERKNDMLGALFAADDGGFSDEEIVDFLVALLVAGYETTSTIMTLAVKFLTETPIALAQLKEEHEGIRAKKIEVESLEWSDYKSMPFTQCVVNETLRVANIIGGVFRRAMTDINIKGYKIPKGWKVFASFRAVHLDHDHFKDARTFNPWRWQSNSGTVSSGNAFTPFGGGPRLCPGYELARVELSVFLHHLVTSFSWTPAEEDKLVFFPTTRTQKRYPINVQRRNRVKS